CGCCCGGGCAGCAGCCCGCCTGCGTCGCCTACGACCCCAGCGTCGAGGGCCGCTACCAGCTCTACAAGGCGTCGATGATGGAGCTGCTGCACCCCGGCCAGCGCCTGCCCAAGGTCACGCTGCTCAACCAGGACGTCACGCTGCGCATCGGTCCCCGGCTGTGGGATGGCACCGAACGCGAAACCCTGCTCGGCTTCGCGCTCACCATCCCGGCCGAGATCGAGGGCCGCGGCGTCACCGCCGGCACGCTCGGCAATTTCCAGCACAAGCAGTTCGTGGTCGATCTGGTGCACGCCCGCACCGCCCCGGAGGAGACCCGCAGCGCGCTGCGCCAGCGCCTGGGTGACGAGACCGGCGGCCGCGTGTTCGACGACCTGCGCGCAATCGGCGAGGAACTGGCCGGCAAACCCAACGCGCTGGTGGAGGCGCTGCGCGCGCGCCCCCATCTGGTCAAGCAGGCCTACAGCAGTTGCACCGCCGAGATCGAGAACGAAGGCCACCGCTTCGGCGAAGACCTCCCGGACGGCGACAAGAACGCCCTGATCGCCTTCCTCGCCACGCTGTAAAGGGGGACCGCCATGACTGCCTCCGCTCCGCTTCGCACGCTTGCCGGCACCGCCCTCGCCGTGCTGGCGCTCGGCACCGGCTGCGATTTCTTCGACCGCCGCGACCGCACGGCCCCCGAGATCGCCTTCATGAGCCACGGCGACGGCTACGCCGCCAAGCCCGACTTCGCCCGGCTGGAATACGAGCACCCGCTGGCGTCGGCCGACCTCTACAAGATCACCCCGGCCAACCTGTCCTTTCTCGACCAGGAGCAGGTGGACCAGATCTACGCCCGCCTGACCGCCGGCCCGATTCCGGACGGCGCCTTCGACGGCGACCTGTTCTTTCCGCGCGGCGGCAGCGGCCGGCTGCGGCTGTCGGAGATCGCCGGCGGCGGGTTGAAGTCGCTCGCGGTCAATGTCGGCGGCGCCAAGCTCGACCTGATCGGCGAGACCTTGTGGAAGGGCAAGGTCTTCTTCCGCGACCAACGCCTGCTGCGCAACCGCATTGAAGACCTCGCTCCGCTGCGCCAGTTGGGGCTGGTGCAGGACAGCGCGGAGCAGCCGCTCGCCACCACCCGCATCGACGGCAAGGAACAGTGGCTGCTGTTCCCGGCCAAGCTGTACTGCGGCCAGAGCCTGCTCGACGGCCGGCGCGAATCCATCATCATCGACTACGCCTTCACCGACCAGCTGCCCGGCTACCGCCGCATGCCCGACGTGATGGCCGGGCGCGACGGCTTTGCGATCCGCGACGAGATCCGCATGGTCTATCCCGGCTTCTATCTCGGCCGCGCCTACATGGACCGCGTCTTCGTGGTCAATTTCCTGCTCTACAACAAGGAGATCGCCGAGCGCGCGCGCGAGGACTTCGTGAAGACCGGCAAGGTGCAGGAAGACTGCTGGGGCGGCACGCAGCAGCGCGTCGCAGCAATCCGCAGCCAGGGTTGATGCCATGGGAGCGCGGACATGCGGGCGCGGGCGGTGTGGATGATCGCAACGGCACTCGCCACCGGCGCGGCCGGCGCCGCGCCCGGGCTTGCCCCGCAGCCGCCGGCGGCCACCGCGCCGCCTCCCGCTGCCGCGCCTGCCACCGTAGTGGAGGCCCCCGGCAGCAACCTTCCCCCGGCCGGCCGCTCCGCCTTCGACCAGCTCTTCACCGCGCCGGACGGCCAGGTGCGGGTGCCCTTCCCGATCGCGGCGCTGCTGCAGCACATTGCCGGCCAGCTCGACACCACACAGCCCGGCGGCGGGCTCGCGGTGGTGCTGATTCCGCTCGGCCGCTCGCTGCAACGGCATGCGGCGGGCGACGTGGAAGCCTTCCACTACCCACGCGTGGTCGCGGCGGTCACCGGCGAACCGCCGCCCGCCGCGGCGCCCCGCCACCGCTACCTGCGCGACCGCCTCTACGTCGCGTACCACGAGAAGAGCGCGGCGCTCGAAGTCATCAGCTACAACGACGCCGCCGGCCGCTTCGAATTCCAGCTGGTACGGGATTACCGGCCCGGCGGCAGCGCACGCGTGGGTTACGCCAACCGCACGCTGTGCCTCGCCTGCCACCACAACGCCGCGCCGATCTTCTCGCGCCAGTCCTGGGACGAGACCTCCGCCAGCCCGCCGATCGCGGCGCGGCTCGCCGCCACCGGGCGCGACTTCTACGGCCTGCGCTGGCGCCACGGTGTCGACGTGCCGGATGCGTTCGACGCGGCCACCGCGCGCGCCAACCAGCTCTCCGCCGCCCAGCAGGTCTGGCGCGAAGGGTGCGCGGACGCATCGGCCGCGCGCGAGGCGGCCTGCCGTGCCGGACTGCTGCGCCTCGCCCTCCATTACCGCTTGGGCGGCAGCCGGCACATCGCGCTCGACGATGAGCGCGCCCGCGATATCGCGGCGCAGCTGCGCGCCAACTGGCAGCGCCACTGGCCTGCCGGCCTGCCGATCGCAGACCCCACGCTACCCAACCGCCAGCCGTTCGCCGGCGTAACCCAGGCGCTCACGCCGCAGCGGCTCGCCGACGTGCCCGCCACCTTCGATCCGCTCGCGCTGCGCGCGCCGCTGGCGCACTGGCAGGGGCACGATGCCGGCGACCTGCGCCAGGCCATCCACGTGCTCGCGCAGTTCTTCTCGAGCGCCGACATCCGCCTGCTCGACCGCCACCTCGGCACCTACCCTGCATCCACGCGCGTACAGCTGCTGCAGTGCGAACCGCCGCCTCCGGGGCGCCCTGCGCTGGCGTGCAGCGCGCCGGACGGCAGCACGCTGACCGGCCGCCTGAACGCATCCGACCCGGCCCGCGGCGGCTACATCGACCGCCTTGTCATCGACGGCGCCAACCTCGGCGCCTTCGAACTCGGCGCTGCCCGCACACCGGCACCAGCGCGCTTCCACCCCCGCCGCGACGGCCTCGCGCTGCGCAACAACGGCGGTGAAGCACTGCGCGAACTGCGCTTCGGCGACGGCGGGCGGGCGGTCGCACTGGTGTGGGCCGCCGACCTCGCCCCGCTGGATGGCGCACTCGAAGCGCTTTCGCAACGCCCATCGGTGGGCGATGAGGGCCCGCTCGGCGATGCCCCGCTGCGGCGCGATGCCGTGCTCGCGGCCCTGCTGCCGCAGCTCGGCCTGCCCGTCGCCGCGGCGGCGCCTTCCCCCCGCGCACCGGCCCAACTCGCCGACCCGCCGCTGGTGCGCAGCACCCCATGGCCGCCGGATCTGCAGCCCTATGCGCGCAACTGCGGCCAATGCCACGCCGAAGACAGCCTCTTTCCGCCGGGCTTCCTGCGCGGCGACGACGTCAGCGTGCGCGCCAGCCTTGCACGCTGCGCCGAGCGCATCGCCTACCGCCTGGCAATGAACCGGCAGCCGGCGGCGACCCGTCCGAAGCAGCCGATGCCGCCCCCCGCCGCCGCGCACGCGGCCGCCTTTGCCCGCTCCGAGGAACTCACCGCGATGCTGGAGACGATCGCCGCGCTGCTCCCGCCGGGTGACGCGACGCATCCACCGCTGCTCGCCCGCCCCTACGCCACGCTCGCCCCCTGCCTGCCCGCCACCCCGGCGCTGCACGCGGCCACGCCCCCGTCAGCGGGAGGAACGCCATGACGCCCGACCCGGTACCGCCGCGCACCCCGCCTTACGCCGCGCCGCCCCGCCGGCTGCGCCGGCTGCGCTGGCTGTTGTGGCTGCTGGTGTTGCTGCCGTGGGCCGGGCTCGCGCTCGGCGCGCTCTACGCCGCGCTGCGCTTCCTGCCGGACCGCCCGGAAACCTATGCCGACCCTGCGCAGCACTTCAAGTACGGCTCTACCGGGGGCGAGCGCGAGTCCGGCTTTCCGTACTGGATCTGGCAGGCGCTGCCGCAGGTCTGCGCCGAACACCTGCCCGCCCAGGGGCGCGAGCGCGGCTACGCCGCACTTGGGCTGATCTACGAGAACGGCCGCGACCTGCCGGTGGGGATGTCGAAGCGCCGCCACTTCGGGCTGGACCGCGTCTTCCTCAACTGCGCCGTGTGCCACGCCAGCACCGTGCGCGATGCCCCGGGCGCCGCGCCGCGGCTGGTGCTCGGCATGCCCGCGCACCGCTTCGACATCCGCGCGTTCGAAACCTTCATGTTCAACTGCGCGGCCGGGCCCGACTTCTCGCGCGAACGCATCGTGCCGGTCATCGACCAACTCGCCGGCGGACTCAACCCGATCGACCGCTACCTCGTCTATCCCCTTGCCGTCGCGCTGATGCGCGAACGCCTGCTGATGCTGCGCGGCCGCTTCGACTTCGTGTTCGACCAGCCGGAATGGGGGCCGGGACGGGTCGACACCTTCAACTCGGCCAAGGTGCTGTTCAACTTCCCGATGCACCGGCTGCCGCCGCAGGAACTGCTGGGCGCGTCGGACTTTCCGTCGATCTGGCACCAGCGCAAGCGCATGACGCGCGACGACGGCAGGCGCATGGAGCTGCACTGGGACGGCAACAACACCCACACCGAGGAACGCAACAAGAGCGCCGCTTTCGGCACCGGCACCACGCCGCCCACCATCGACCTCGCCGCGATCGGGCGCGTGGAGGACTGGCTGCTCGACCTCGCGCCGCCGGCCTATCCCTACCCGATCAACCAGGCCCTGGCCGCGCGTGGCGCGCCGGTTTACGCCCGCTACTGTGCAGACTGCCACGGCGCCAGCGGGCAGGACTTCCGCGGCGCGCGCGTCGGCCACGTGACGCCGATCGCCGAGATCGCCACCGACCGCGCCCGGCTCGACTCCTACACCCGCGACCTCGCGGTGAACCAGGCCACGCTGTACGCCGGTTACCCGCACCGCTTCCAGCATTTCCGCAAGACCTGGGGCTACGCCAACATGCCGCTGGACGGCCTCTGGCTGCGCGCGCCCTATTTGCACAACGGCTCCGTCCCCACGCTGCGCGATCTGCTGGAGCCGGCGTTCGCGCGCCCCGCCACCTTTATCCGCGGCAGCGACGTGTTCGACCCGATGCGCGTCGGCTTCCTCGCCGAACCGCCGCCGCCCGCACCGGGTGATCCGCCGCTGTTCCGCTTCGACACCCGCGTACCCGGCAACGGCAACCAGGGCCACGAAGGCGAAGCCTATGGCACCGCGCTGCCCGCCGCCGACAAGGACGCGCTGGTGGAATACCTGAAGACCTTTTGAGCACCCCCGCCGGAGACCGCCATGCAGCCCGCCTTCCGCTCCGCGCCATCCTTCCGCCCCCGCGCGCGCAACGCAGGCGGCGCCGTGTTCGCCGCCCTGCTGGTGCTGCTGGTGTTGCTGCTCGCCGGGGGCGCGGTGTTTGGCTGGTACAAGTTCTTCCGCGAAGAGCCGCAGCCGGAATGGATCACCGCCGACCCGGAGATGCGCTTCAAGTACGGCTCGATCGGCGGCGAGCGCGACGCCGGCATCCCCTACTGGATCTTCTACGTGCTGCCGCGCCTCTTTCCCGACAAGCTGCCCGGGCCCGGCGGCTACGCCTCGCTCGGCGTGGTGTGGGAAGAAGGCCAGGAACTGCCGGTGGGCTTCTCGAAAAAAGTGGTCGGCTTTCCGCGCGTCGCCAACAACTGCGCGGCCTGCCACACCGGCAGCTACCGCGTCAGCGCGGAATCGGCCCCGGTGTTCGTCACCACCGCGCCCAACCACACGCTCAACCTGTGGGCCTTCTTCCGCTTTCTGGTCGATTGCGCCAAGGACCCGCGCTTCAACGCCGACAACCTCATGCAGGAGATCCGCCTCGTCACCGACATGCCGCTGCTCGACCAGGCGCTGTACCGCTTCATCATCATCCCGATCACGCGCAAGACCCTGCTGGAACGCGAGGAGCAGTTCGCCTGGCTCTACCGGGCCGATTTCCCGCCCTGGGGCCGCGGCCGCGACGACGCGATGAACCTCACCAAGTACTTCATGATCCGCTGGCCGATGGACGACAGCTTCGGCCCCACCGACATGCCCTCGCTGTGGAACCTTGGCAAGTACAAGCCGGAACAGGGCATGCGCATGAACTTCGCCGGCGACAGCCACGACCCGCGCTCGGTGATCATCGACTCCGCGCTCGGCGTGCTCGGCGCAGCGCCCAAGGACAACGGCGAGTTCCTCGGCCATGTCGGCTGGCTGCAGGACTACCTTGCCGCCAAGCGCGCGCCGGCCTTCCCGTTTCCCGTCAATGCCGCGCTGGCGGACCAGGGCAAGGCGCTGTTCGACGCTCAGTGCGCCGCCTGTCACGCCTCCGCCCGCACCGGCACCGTGGTGCCGCTGGCCGAAGTCGGCACCAGCCGCGACCGCATCGACACCTGGAACGAGAAAGCCGCCACCGAAGCCAACAAGGTGGTGCGCGACATGGGTATCGACCGCCCCGGCCTGGTGGAAGCACCACTGACCGGCTACGTCGCCGCCTTCCTCGACGGCATCTGGCTGCGCGCGCCCTACCTGCACAACGGATCAGTGCCCACGCTGGCCGACCTGCTGACGCCGCCGGCGCAGCGG
Above is a window of Azoarcus olearius DNA encoding:
- a CDS encoding c-type cytochrome, coding for MQPAFRSAPSFRPRARNAGGAVFAALLVLLVLLLAGGAVFGWYKFFREEPQPEWITADPEMRFKYGSIGGERDAGIPYWIFYVLPRLFPDKLPGPGGYASLGVVWEEGQELPVGFSKKVVGFPRVANNCAACHTGSYRVSAESAPVFVTTAPNHTLNLWAFFRFLVDCAKDPRFNADNLMQEIRLVTDMPLLDQALYRFIIIPITRKTLLEREEQFAWLYRADFPPWGRGRDDAMNLTKYFMIRWPMDDSFGPTDMPSLWNLGKYKPEQGMRMNFAGDSHDPRSVIIDSALGVLGAAPKDNGEFLGHVGWLQDYLAAKRAPAFPFPVNAALADQGKALFDAQCAACHASARTGTVVPLAEVGTSRDRIDTWNEKAATEANKVVRDMGIDRPGLVEAPLTGYVAAFLDGIWLRAPYLHNGSVPTLADLLTPPAQRPTVFWRGYDVYDPQKVGFVSSGAEAERIGSRHDATQKGGGNQGHDFGTALPEADRAALLEYLKTL